In the genome of Mesosutterella faecium, the window GCGCTCATCGGCTTTGCAGGCCCGCGGGTGATCGAGCAGACGGTGCACGAGAAGCTCCCCGAGGGGTTCCAGCGCGCCGAGTTCCTGCTTGAAAAAGGCGCAATCGACATGATCGTGGACCGCCGCGACATGCGGAGCGTGATCGGGCGGATTCTCGCCATGCTCGCCGGCCGGCCCCCGAAGGGCTCGGCCGCCCGTGAGACGGCTCCGGCCGAATCCGAGGTGCAGGCGGCTCCCTGGTAGAGCGCCGGTTCTTAAAATGCACGGACGGCCCCGGAGTTGAGCAGGGCCGTCTTTTTCTTTCCTTTTTGTCAGAAGGCTGCGATGGCAGAAAAATCCCTTTCCGAGTGGCTCGCCTACATCGAGGACATGCACGGCGGCATGCAGGTGATCGACCTGGGGCTTGAGCGGATGCAGGAGATGATCCGGCGGCTCGGCATCCGCTTTTCGATTCCGGTTTTCACCGTTGCCGGCACAAACGGCAAGGGAAGCACCTGCGCGATGCTTGAGTCGGTGCTCAGAAGCGCGGGGCTTCGCGTCGGCATGCACACGTCGCCCCACATGCTGCGCTTCAACGAGCGGGCCTGGCTGCTCGGGCGCGAGGCGACCGACGACGAGCTCACTGCGGCCTTCGGCGAGGTCGAGGCCGCGCGCGGGGACCTGAAGCTTTCCTACTTCGAGTTCACGGGGCTTGCGATCCTGAGGCTTTTCCAGAAATCGCACCTTGACGCCCTCGTGCTTGAAATCGGGCTTGGCGCGCGGCTTGACGCGATCAACGCGATCGATCCCACGGTCTCGATCGTGACCACGGTGGGCATCGACCACACGGCTTTCCTCGGGCCCGACCGGGAGTCGATCGGGCGGGAAAAGTCTTTCGTCTACCGCGGGGGGCCGGGCCACGCGGCGGTCTGCGCAGACCGCGATCCGCCCGAGAGCCTGCTCGCGCACGCGCGCGAGATCGGGGCGGACCTGCGGGTGCTCGGGCGCGATTTCGACGTCGTCGAGCACGGCGACGGGACCTTCGACTACCGCGGCCCGCTTTGGGACCTGCGGGGGCTGCCGCGTCCCGCGCTCGCGGGCGAGATGCAGCTCTCGAACGCCGCCGGGGCGATCGCGATGCTCGAGGCTGCGGCGGGACTCCGGCTGGGGCTGCCCGTGACCCGGGCGGCGCTTGAAGAGGGGCTGCGGCGCGTGGCGATCACGGGGCGCTTCCAGACCGTCTCCGTTTCCCCGAGGATCATTCTCGACGCGGGCCACAACCCGCACGCGGCTCGCGAGCTGCTTCGCAATCTCCGGGACTCGGCTCCCCGCGAGGGTGGCCGCACCATTGCGGTGGCGGGGATGCTGCGCGACAAGGACCGCCGGCATGTGGCCGGCATCGTGAAGGACGAGATCGATCTCTGGCGGCTTGCCTCGCTCACCGGCCCGCGCGCGAGCACGGCGGCCGACCTTGCCGCCGAGTTCGAGGCCGCGGGCGTGCCCGCTTCCCGCGTGAAGCTTTTCGATGACGTGGCCTCGGCGCTTGATTTTTCAATCGGCGAGGCCTCGGGCGCTGATAGAATTATCGTATTCGGTTCATTTGTGACGGTTTCGGCCGCCATCGAGGCCCTTCGCGCCCGCGGCATCGCGGTGGCGGTGGTTCCTTAAAAAGAGAAAAGCCTCAAGGGCAGGAAGGCAGCAGAGCATGGGATTTGGTTTCTGGAAGAAAAAGGGCGAAGGGCCCGAGGACGAGAAGCGCCGGGCAACTCCTCCGCGCGAGGCGAAGTCTCCGCAGGAGAGCGACTTTCAGGTGCGGCTTCGCCGCATCGCGATCGGGGCCGCGGTCCTGCTCTCGGCCCTGGTGATCGCTGGTCCCTTTTTTGTGAGCCACCGGGCGATTGAGGCCGAATCCCCGGCGAAAACCGAGATTCCCCCGGCTCCTTCGGCCGCGGCTTCCGTTCCGAGCGAGGCGAGCGCGGTGGTGAAGGCTCCGGAAACAAGCGTTCCGGCGGCTCCCGCCGGGGCTCAGCCGATGGCGGGCTCCGGTCAGGGCGCTTCGCCCCAGGCGCAGGCACCGGCCGCCCAGCCCGCTCAGCCTGCTCAGCCCCAACCGGATGTGAAGAGCCCGAAGATCGCCTCGGCCGAAGATGCGGCCCGCGCAAAGGCGAAGGCTGATGCCGAGGCGAAGGCCCGGGCTGCGGAGATAGCCAGGCAGAACGAACGCGCGAAGGCCGCGCTCGACAAGAAGGCGAAAGAGGCTAAAAAGCAGTCCGAAGACCAGCTGGCGGCCGCGATTCAGCGCGAGTCGGGCCGCAAGGGCGCTGCGGCCGATGCCAGGGCTTCGAAGGACCAGAAGGCCGCGGGCGGCGCCTGGACGATGCCGCTGGGGGCCTTCTCGGATCCGGCCGCGGCGAAAAAAGTGGCGGCCACCGCGCGGGCGAACGGCGTGCCTGTGTCCGTTTCAACGGCTAAGAGCGGGGGCAAGGCCCTCACCCGCGTCACGGCCGGCCCCTTCAAGACGCGCGACCAGGCGGCCGCGGCCGAAGGGCGGCTTGCAATGGCGGGCCTGCGCGCCGGCGCGCCCCGCCAGTCGAAATAAGGAACAAGCGCACGGCCGACGGCCTTTCTCGAGCGGAGTAAACCCGGATGGATTTTTCTGCCTTTAACCAGATCGACTGGGTGATCGCGGCCGTGATGGGCCTCTCGGGCCTGCTCGGGCTGTGGCGCGGCGTGGTGCGCGAGGTCGTCTCCGTGGCCGGGTGGATCGCAGCCGTGATCCTGGTCTTCCGCTATGCGGCGGAGCTGGCCCCGCACCTCACGTTTTTCACGGCTTTCGGCGACATAGGCCGGGTGGCTGCGGCAGCCGCGGTGATTGCGTTTGCCACCGTGGCCGCCTTCGCTGTGGCCGGAGCGGTGCTCCGGCTTCTCATCAAGGCGGTCTCCGCAGGCCTGGGAGACAGCCTCCTGGGGCTGCTCTTTGGCTTTGCCCGGGGTTTTCTCATCGTGGCCCTCGGCGTTTTTGCCGCGAGCTTCACCTCAGCGCCCGAGGGGCTGTCCTGGCAGAAAAGCGCGCTGCTGCCCTACGTTGAAAAGGGGCTGTCGCTCATGCGCCCGCTCATGCCCGAGGCGCTTGTGCAGATGGAAGAGCTCGCGCAGCGCAGGCAGCGCGCGGCCCGCGCCGCCTGGGAGGCCAAGTTCAAGCTCTAGGGGCCGTTGCTTTCCAAAGGGCAGTCCCGCATGAAGGCGTCCAAATTTCAAAGGCCCGTCGCGCTTTTTAGTTAAAATGAGCGACGTTCGCTTTTTCTACCTTTTCGAGGACTCGACAAGTTATGTGCGGCATTGTGGGAATGGTTTCCGACTCTCCTGTCAACCAGCGTCTGTACGATGCGCTGCTTCTTCTGCAGCACCGGGGGCAGGACGCGGCGGGCATCGCGACTCTGGACGGGCTCACCTTCCACCATCACAAGGCTCTGGGGCTCGTGAACGAGGTGTTCCGAACCCGCAACATGCGCAACTTGAAGGGCAACGCGGGCATTGGCCACACGCGCTATCCCACCGCAGGCTGCTCCTCTTCTTCGGATGAGGCGCAGCCTTTTTATGTGAACGCGCCTTACGGCATCATGTTCGCGCACAACGGCAACCTGACCAACGCGACCGCGCTCAAGCAGGAGCTTTACGAAAAGGATCACCGCCACATCAACACCTCCAGCGACAGCGAGGCGCTTCTCAACGTGCTGGCCGACGAGATCAGCCGACTGGTGCAGGGCTCTTCGCTCACGGCCGACAAGGTGTTCGAGGCGGTGCGCGGCGTCCACCGCCGCATCCGCGGCGGCTACGCCTGCGTCGCGCTCATTGCCGGCAAGGGCCTGCTCGCCTTCCGCGATCCGAACGGCATCCGGCCGCTCTGCTACGGCTCCTACGTG includes:
- a CDS encoding SPOR domain-containing protein; protein product: MGFGFWKKKGEGPEDEKRRATPPREAKSPQESDFQVRLRRIAIGAAVLLSALVIAGPFFVSHRAIEAESPAKTEIPPAPSAAASVPSEASAVVKAPETSVPAAPAGAQPMAGSGQGASPQAQAPAAQPAQPAQPQPDVKSPKIASAEDAARAKAKADAEAKARAAEIARQNERAKAALDKKAKEAKKQSEDQLAAAIQRESGRKGAAADARASKDQKAAGGAWTMPLGAFSDPAAAKKVAATARANGVPVSVSTAKSGGKALTRVTAGPFKTRDQAAAAEGRLAMAGLRAGAPRQSK
- the folC gene encoding bifunctional tetrahydrofolate synthase/dihydrofolate synthase produces the protein MAEKSLSEWLAYIEDMHGGMQVIDLGLERMQEMIRRLGIRFSIPVFTVAGTNGKGSTCAMLESVLRSAGLRVGMHTSPHMLRFNERAWLLGREATDDELTAAFGEVEAARGDLKLSYFEFTGLAILRLFQKSHLDALVLEIGLGARLDAINAIDPTVSIVTTVGIDHTAFLGPDRESIGREKSFVYRGGPGHAAVCADRDPPESLLAHAREIGADLRVLGRDFDVVEHGDGTFDYRGPLWDLRGLPRPALAGEMQLSNAAGAIAMLEAAAGLRLGLPVTRAALEEGLRRVAITGRFQTVSVSPRIILDAGHNPHAARELLRNLRDSAPREGGRTIAVAGMLRDKDRRHVAGIVKDEIDLWRLASLTGPRASTAADLAAEFEAAGVPASRVKLFDDVASALDFSIGEASGADRIIVFGSFVTVSAAIEALRARGIAVAVVP
- a CDS encoding CvpA family protein, translating into MDFSAFNQIDWVIAAVMGLSGLLGLWRGVVREVVSVAGWIAAVILVFRYAAELAPHLTFFTAFGDIGRVAAAAAVIAFATVAAFAVAGAVLRLLIKAVSAGLGDSLLGLLFGFARGFLIVALGVFAASFTSAPEGLSWQKSALLPYVEKGLSLMRPLMPEALVQMEELAQRRQRAARAAWEAKFKL